The Sphaerospermopsis torques-reginae ITEP-024 genome has a window encoding:
- a CDS encoding BrnT family toxin has product MDFEWDTNKASANIKKHGVSFAEATTVFGDPLSTTFLDPDHSINESRYITIGLSSSGKLLIISHTDKGNSIRIISAREATRRERRFYESGE; this is encoded by the coding sequence ATGGATTTTGAATGGGATACAAATAAAGCATCTGCTAATATAAAAAAACATGGAGTATCTTTTGCTGAAGCAACTACAGTTTTTGGCGATCCTTTATCCACAACATTTCTTGATCCAGATCACTCAATTAATGAAAGTCGTTATATTACAATTGGTTTATCCAGTAGCGGAAAATTGCTGATAATTTCTCATACAGATAAAGGAAACAGTATTAGAATTATTAGTGCAAGAGAAGCAACACGCAGAGAAAGGAGGTTTTATGAATCAGGAGAATAA
- the proB gene encoding glutamate 5-kinase: MPKTIVVKIGTSSLTQPETGQLALSTIATLTETLCNLRQQGHNVILVSSGAVGVGCARLGLTERPKAIALKQAVAAVGQGRLMRIYDDLFTTLQQPIAQVLLTRADLVQRSRYLNVYNTFQELLGLGVIPIVNENDTVAIEELKFGDNDTLSALVASLVEADWLFLLTDVDRLYSADPRTVPEAKPISLISNMKELAELQIKTGGQGSQWGTGGMVTKISAARIAIAAGVRTVITQGRFPHNIEKIINGELIGTHFAPQPEPTSARKRWIAYGLVPAGKLYLDDGAITAILQAGKSLLAAGIKTVEGEFDHQEAVQICDINGNEIARGLVNYNSEELQKIRGCHSRDIEGILGYAGAETVIHRDNLVLT; encoded by the coding sequence ATGCCTAAAACAATTGTTGTTAAAATCGGTACTTCTAGCCTGACACAACCAGAAACAGGACAGTTAGCACTTTCCACCATTGCCACCTTAACGGAAACCCTGTGTAATTTAAGACAGCAGGGGCATAATGTGATTTTAGTGTCCTCTGGTGCGGTAGGTGTTGGTTGTGCGCGTCTGGGTTTAACAGAACGTCCCAAGGCGATCGCCCTCAAACAAGCAGTAGCAGCAGTTGGGCAAGGTCGCTTAATGCGTATTTATGACGATTTGTTTACTACATTACAACAACCAATAGCCCAAGTATTATTAACGAGAGCAGACTTAGTACAACGTAGCCGCTATCTTAACGTTTATAATACTTTTCAGGAATTGCTAGGACTGGGAGTAATTCCCATAGTCAATGAAAATGATACCGTAGCCATAGAAGAATTAAAATTTGGTGATAATGACACCCTTTCGGCCTTAGTAGCCAGCTTAGTTGAGGCAGATTGGTTATTTTTACTGACAGACGTTGATAGATTATATTCAGCAGATCCCCGGACAGTCCCCGAGGCTAAACCCATTTCTTTAATTAGTAATATGAAGGAATTGGCAGAATTACAGATAAAAACTGGGGGACAGGGTTCACAGTGGGGAACTGGGGGAATGGTAACAAAAATATCAGCAGCGAGAATTGCGATCGCTGCGGGAGTGCGAACCGTCATCACTCAAGGACGTTTTCCCCACAACATTGAAAAAATCATCAACGGGGAACTCATCGGAACACACTTTGCACCCCAACCAGAACCCACATCAGCGAGAAAACGCTGGATAGCTTACGGTTTAGTACCCGCAGGTAAATTATATTTAGATGATGGTGCAATTACAGCTATTTTGCAAGCAGGAAAATCTTTATTAGCAGCAGGAATTAAAACCGTAGAAGGAGAATTTGATCATCAAGAAGCAGTGCAGATATGTGATATTAACGGTAATGAAATTGCTAGGGGTTTAGTGAATTATAACAGCGAAGAATTACAAAAAATTCGTGGTTGTCATTCACGGGATATTGAAGGAATTTTAGGTTATGCAGGTGCAGAAACCGTCATTCATCGAGATAATTTGGTTTTAACTTAA
- a CDS encoding YqeG family HAD IIIA-type phosphatase: MKTWNNILQPDLILEGSVLQLTPDIIQQYGLKGLVLDVDDTLVPITASAASPELEQWVAEMRDYVALWLVSNNLSESRIGSIARSLNIPYYLGAAKPSRRKIRAALQGMNLPVHQVGMVGDRLFTDVIAGNRLGMFTILVEPIVHADTVLRSHPIRNFEVWVSEILGASISPKYTKINKD; this comes from the coding sequence ATGAAGACTTGGAACAATATTTTACAACCAGATTTGATTTTAGAAGGTTCAGTTTTGCAACTCACGCCAGATATCATCCAACAATATGGACTCAAAGGGCTGGTTTTGGATGTTGATGATACTCTAGTACCCATTACTGCCAGCGCCGCTTCCCCGGAACTAGAACAATGGGTAGCAGAAATGCGTGATTATGTGGCTCTTTGGTTAGTGAGCAATAATCTCAGTGAATCCCGAATTGGTAGTATTGCCCGTTCTCTGAATATACCCTATTACCTGGGTGCGGCTAAACCCTCACGTCGTAAAATTAGAGCCGCATTACAAGGAATGAATTTACCTGTACATCAAGTAGGTATGGTAGGCGATCGCCTATTTACTGATGTCATAGCAGGTAATCGCTTAGGAATGTTTACGATTTTAGTTGAACCTATTGTTCACGCTGATACTGTTCTCCGTTCCCATCCCATTCGCAACTTTGAAGTTTGGGTATCAGAAATACTTGGCGCTTCTATTTCTCCCAAATACACAAAAATTAACAAAGATTGA
- a CDS encoding DUF3727 domain-containing protein, giving the protein MYSSEFSEENDRADAAAITLTDENGRSLECYVEHSLSVDGQEYVLLLPVDSPIEIFAWQGDGEEEEAILVEDDDLIDEIFSTAQAVLSEQNLTIKNTAYALTVVGELPPVEESEIFTLEIEDEGTDLEPEQLQLLASFYHQDQEYAVYTPLDPLLFFARITKSGKPELLSPEEFRKVQPLLEEHLFDQVE; this is encoded by the coding sequence ATGTATTCATCTGAATTTTCTGAAGAAAATGATCGTGCTGATGCTGCTGCTATCACTTTGACAGACGAAAACGGGCGATCGCTCGAATGTTATGTTGAGCATTCCCTGTCAGTAGATGGACAAGAATATGTTTTACTTCTACCTGTTGACTCACCCATAGAAATTTTTGCTTGGCAAGGTGATGGTGAAGAAGAAGAAGCAATTTTAGTAGAAGATGACGATTTAATTGATGAGATTTTTAGTACCGCTCAAGCAGTTCTCTCTGAGCAAAATCTGACTATTAAAAATACTGCTTATGCTTTGACTGTAGTGGGTGAATTACCACCAGTAGAAGAATCAGAAATCTTCACCTTAGAAATCGAAGATGAAGGAACAGATTTAGAACCGGAACAACTACAGCTACTGGCTAGTTTCTATCATCAAGATCAGGAGTATGCTGTTTATACGCCCCTTGATCCCCTGCTATTTTTTGCCCGCATCACCAAGTCAGGTAAGCCAGAATTACTATCTCCTGAAGAATTTCGTAAAGTTCAACCGCTTTTAGAAGAACATCTATTTGATCAGGTTGAATAA
- the ruvX gene encoding Holliday junction resolvase RuvX yields MIFEQQSKSFISALGLDVGSKRIGLAGCDGTGLIATGITTIERRSFQDDVEQIQQILNDRQVQVLVVGLPYSMDGSLGFQARQVQKFAKRLAKAVQLPVEYVDERLTSFQAEQMLIAENRSPSRHKGLIDRKAAALILQQWLDARRSNSNRSAAFVDD; encoded by the coding sequence GTGATATTTGAGCAGCAATCAAAATCTTTTATATCCGCCTTGGGGCTGGATGTCGGTAGCAAACGCATCGGTTTAGCAGGATGCGATGGTACTGGTTTGATTGCCACAGGTATCACTACGATTGAGCGCCGATCCTTTCAAGATGATGTGGAGCAAATACAACAGATATTGAATGATCGCCAAGTACAAGTTCTGGTAGTTGGTTTACCTTATTCAATGGATGGCTCTTTGGGGTTTCAAGCTCGACAAGTCCAGAAATTTGCTAAGAGGTTGGCTAAAGCTGTGCAACTACCTGTGGAATATGTGGATGAGCGATTAACTTCTTTTCAAGCGGAACAAATGCTGATTGCAGAAAATCGCTCACCATCACGTCATAAGGGTTTGATTGACCGGAAAGCCGCAGCTTTAATTTTACAACAGTGGCTGGATGCTAGACGCAGTAACTCCAACAGATCGGCAGCATTTGTTGATGATTAA
- a CDS encoding GNAT family N-acetyltransferase, which produces MNSLLPRNLSLVIRPVQYRDLDGIERLTQDSFTDLSPKGSFFTMQWLRHWFGLLKFLSWFPNPLQYRFCGFVAEQGRMLLGMIQVSPFNRTRSTWRIDRVMLDRTADKLGVGSQLLRHCFESILEARTWLLEINVNDVDALALYRQNGFQRLAEMTYWEISPELLRELAQTEPDLPNLLPVSNADAPLLYQLDTASMPPLVRQVFDRHTHDFKTSLFGVLSDAVKQWVTKTEVVSGYVFEPQRKAAIGYFQVQLDRKGENPHVASLTVHPAYTWLYPELLSQLARIAQDFPQQGLQLASSDYQPEREEYLERIGAKRIEHTLIMSRSVWHKIRESKFVSLEGIQWTEVLQGLQPARKPIPGGMSWVPKPQPASERTAANKSETVAFGSQQFHNMDTSRQSESSEAHQENN; this is translated from the coding sequence ATGAATTCACTACTTCCTCGAAATCTCAGCCTCGTAATTCGTCCTGTTCAATATCGGGATCTAGACGGTATTGAACGTCTAACACAAGATTCCTTTACAGACCTTTCTCCCAAGGGCAGCTTTTTCACTATGCAATGGCTGCGTCACTGGTTTGGGTTACTCAAGTTTTTGAGTTGGTTTCCAAACCCGTTACAGTATCGCTTCTGCGGATTTGTAGCAGAGCAAGGACGGATGCTGCTGGGGATGATTCAAGTGTCACCATTTAACCGTACCCGCAGCACTTGGCGAATTGACAGGGTAATGTTAGACCGTACTGCTGACAAGCTGGGTGTAGGTTCACAACTGCTACGGCATTGCTTTGAGTCAATTTTAGAAGCTCGTACCTGGCTACTAGAAATTAATGTCAATGACGTTGATGCTCTAGCACTATATCGACAAAATGGATTTCAGCGGTTGGCAGAAATGACTTACTGGGAAATTAGCCCAGAGTTACTGCGAGAATTAGCACAAACAGAACCTGACTTACCCAACCTCTTACCCGTGAGTAATGCTGATGCACCATTGCTATATCAATTAGATACAGCATCTATGCCGCCTTTGGTACGTCAGGTTTTTGATCGCCATACCCATGATTTTAAAACCAGTTTATTTGGTGTTCTCTCAGATGCAGTGAAGCAATGGGTGACAAAAACAGAAGTTGTCAGCGGTTATGTGTTTGAACCCCAACGCAAAGCAGCCATTGGCTATTTTCAGGTACAACTTGACCGGAAAGGCGAAAATCCTCATGTAGCGAGTTTGACGGTTCACCCGGCTTATACTTGGTTGTATCCAGAATTATTGTCTCAATTAGCTCGCATTGCTCAAGATTTTCCCCAACAAGGTTTACAACTAGCTTCATCTGATTATCAGCCAGAACGAGAAGAATATTTAGAAAGAATTGGTGCTAAACGCATTGAACATACTTTGATTATGTCGCGTTCAGTTTGGCATAAAATCCGCGAATCCAAATTCGTTTCTTTGGAAGGGATTCAGTGGACAGAAGTGCTGCAAGGACTACAACCAGCACGTAAACCCATACCCGGCGGTATGTCATGGGTTCCTAAACCACAACCTGCCTCAGAGCGAACAGCAGCAAATAAGTCAGAAACTGTTGCTTTTGGTAGTCAACAATTTCATAATATGGATACATCTCGCCAATCTGAATCATCAGAGGCACACCAGGAGAACAATTAG
- a CDS encoding 4-hydroxybenzoate solanesyltransferase, whose product MLTTPESNQEPLWLVIIRLLRWHKPEGRLILMIPALWAVFLAAAGKPPLPLVGVIILGTLATSAAGCVVNDLWDRDIDPQVERTRDRPLASRALSIKVGIAVGIVALACAAVLAFYLNPLSFWLSVATVPVILLYPGAKRVFPVPQLVLSIAWGFAVLISWSAVTQNISAPTWLLWGATVLWTLGFDTIYAMSDRQDDQRIGVNSSALFFGKYAPTAIGIFFAGTIILLAGEGFLVNLNGFFWISLIIASGGWVWQFIRLRNPELPNPAYGEMFRQNVWIGFLILVGIMVGSF is encoded by the coding sequence ATGCTAACAACACCAGAAAGCAACCAAGAACCATTATGGCTAGTCATTATTCGGCTGTTACGGTGGCATAAACCAGAAGGTAGGTTAATTTTGATGATTCCTGCATTATGGGCTGTGTTTTTGGCAGCTGCTGGTAAACCACCTTTACCCCTGGTAGGAGTAATTATATTAGGTACTTTGGCCACCAGCGCCGCAGGTTGTGTAGTCAATGATTTATGGGATCGAGACATAGATCCGCAAGTCGAGAGAACACGCGATCGCCCTTTGGCTTCCCGCGCCCTATCCATCAAAGTGGGTATAGCTGTAGGGATAGTTGCCCTGGCTTGTGCCGCAGTTCTCGCTTTCTATCTTAACCCTTTAAGCTTCTGGTTGTCTGTAGCAACAGTACCCGTAATTTTACTTTATCCTGGTGCAAAACGAGTATTTCCTGTACCTCAGTTAGTGCTTTCTATCGCTTGGGGTTTTGCAGTTTTGATTAGTTGGAGTGCAGTTACACAAAACATTTCTGCACCTACTTGGTTACTTTGGGGTGCAACTGTGCTTTGGACATTGGGATTTGATACCATTTATGCCATGAGCGATCGCCAAGATGATCAGCGCATTGGTGTTAATTCCAGCGCCCTCTTTTTTGGTAAATATGCTCCTACTGCTATTGGTATTTTCTTCGCTGGTACGATCATTCTCTTAGCTGGAGAGGGTTTCTTGGTTAACCTGAATGGATTTTTCTGGATCAGCTTAATCATTGCATCTGGTGGTTGGGTTTGGCAATTTATCCGTTTAAGAAACCCCGAACTACCTAACCCTGCTTATGGAGAAATGTTCCGTCAAAATGTCTGGATTGGATTTTTGATTTTAGTAGGAATAATGGTTGGTTCATTTTAA